One genomic segment of Ascaphus truei isolate aAscTru1 unplaced genomic scaffold, aAscTru1.hap1 HAP1_SCAFFOLD_412, whole genome shotgun sequence includes these proteins:
- the LOC142483999 gene encoding uncharacterized protein LOC142483999 isoform X4, whose product MHGIYQNRRQYKDNVSRLCLKEETCRRRRKPTRTHRNPASGSPERPPVCVRNCSDLIDLPVPQVVTAQSMCTRKEDSHARLFEFAGSENNALYSERPSVSAQCENTPIEGEDNENKQNATQNMQSYCVDRTVTSHIRNVPKAKPFLCNDCGKRFSQKSLLVQHHRNHTGERPYPCIDCGKSFTSCSLLIRHHKIHTGEKPFACPDCGKRFSESSQLVRHQRTHTGEKPYTCIECGKSFSESSKLVIHQRTHTGERPYTCNDCGKSFSVRSHLITHQRTHTGERPYTCNKCGKSFSESSKLVMHQRIHTGEKPYTCTACGKSFSQRSVLVTHQRIHTGEKPYICSECGKSFIDKVGCDRHRVTHSNEKPFQCLECGKNFSRNSDYNKHQRTHTGEKPYTCIECGKNFSWSYQLVRHQRVHTGEKPYTCIECGRSFCWSYQLVTHQRTHTAEGSYL is encoded by the coding sequence ATGCATGGAATCTATCAGAATCGGAGACAATACAAGGATAATGTTTCTAGACTTTGTTTGAAAGAAGAGACCTGCAGGCGTCGGCGTAAACCCACCAGGACCCACAGAAACCCAGCAAGTGGCTCACCAGAAAGACCCCCTGTATGTGTGAGAAACTGCAGTGACTTAATAGACCTTCCTGTGCCCCAAGTAGTCACAGCACAGTCAATGTGCACAAGGAAGGAGGACTCGCATGCTAGGCTTTTTGAGTTTGCAGGGAGTGAAAACAATGCATTATACTCAGAGAGACCGTCTGTTAGTGCACAGTGTGAGAATACCCCCATAGAGGGTGAGGATAATGAAAACAAGCAGAATGCTACACAAAACATGCAGAGTTATTGTGTGGATAGGACTGTGACCTCCCATATCAGAAATGTTCCAAAGGCTAAGCCATTCCTGTGTAATGATTGTGGGAAGAGGTTCAGCCAAAAATCCCTGCTTGTTCAGCACCACCGCAACCACACTGGAGAGAGGCCCTACCCCTGCATCGACTGCGGGAAAAGCTTCACCTCCTGCTCCCTGCTAATAAGGCACCACAAAATCCACACTGGGGAGAAACCCTTTGCATGTCCAGACTGTGGGAAACGTTTCAGTGAGAGCTCCCAGCTTGTACGACaccagagaacacacacaggagagaagccataCACATGCATCGAGTGTGGTAAAAGTTTCAGTGAGAGCTCCAAGCTGGTTATACACCAGAGAACGCACACAGGAGAGCGGCCATATACATGCAATGACTGTGGGAAGAGCTTTAGTGTGCGCTCACATCTGATCACACACCAGAGAACTCATACGGGAGAGAGACCGTACACATGCAACAAGTGTGGGAAGAGCTTCAGTGAAAGCTCCAAGCTTGTTATGCACCAGAGaatacacacaggagagaaacccTACACCTGCACTGcctgtgggaaaagcttcagccAGAGGTCGGTACTGGTGACCCACCAGAGgatacacacaggagagaagccataCATCTgctcagagtgtgggaaaagcttcatagATAAGGTGGGCTGTGACAGACATCGTGTGACCCACAGCAATGAGAAACCCTTCCAATGCCTGGAGTGTGGGAAGAACTTCAGCCGGAACTCCGATTACAACAAACACCAGAGAACCCATACAGGAGAGAAGCCGTATACATGCATAGAGTGCGGGAAAAACTTCAGTTGGAGTTATCAACTTGTCAGACACCAAAGAGTCCACACTGGAGAGAAACCTTACACCTGCATTGAATGTGGGAGAAGCTTTTGTTGGAGCTACCAGTTGGTCACACATCAGAGAACCCATACAGCTGAGGGCTCCTACTTGTAG
- the LOC142483999 gene encoding uncharacterized protein LOC142483999 isoform X3, which translates to MRMEESKDPCEKPVETLYTDVESMHGIYQNRRQYKDNVSRLCLKEETCRRRRKPTRTHRNPASGSPERPPVCVRNCSDLIDLPVPQVVTAQSMCTRKEDSHARLFEFAGSENNALYSERPSVSAQCENTPIEGEDNENKQNATQNMQSYCVDRTVTSHIRNVPKAKPFLCNDCGKRFSQKSLLVQHHRNHTGERPYPCIDCGKSFTSCSLLIRHHKIHTGEKPFACPDCGKRFSESSQLVRHQRTHTGEKPYTCIECGKSFSESSKLVIHQRTHTGERPYTCNDCGKSFSVRSHLITHQRTHTGERPYTCNKCGKSFSESSKLVMHQRIHTGEKPYTCTACGKSFSQRSVLVTHQRIHTGEKPYICSECGKSFIDKVGCDRHRVTHSNEKPFQCLECGKNFSRNSDYNKHQRTHTGEKPYTCIECGKNFSWSYQLVRHQRVHTGEKPYTCIECGRSFCWSYQLVTHQRTHTAEGSYL; encoded by the exons ATGAGGATGGAAGAGTCCAAGGATCCATGTGAGAAGCCTGTGGAGACCTTGTACACAG ATGTTGAGTCCATGCATGGAATCTATCAGAATCGGAGACAATACAAGGATAATGTTTCTAGACTTTGTTTGAAAGAAGAGACCTGCAGGCGTCGGCGTAAACCCACCAGGACCCACAGAAACCCAGCAAGTGGCTCACCAGAAAGACCCCCTGTATGTGTGAGAAACTGCAGTGACTTAATAGACCTTCCTGTGCCCCAAGTAGTCACAGCACAGTCAATGTGCACAAGGAAGGAGGACTCGCATGCTAGGCTTTTTGAGTTTGCAGGGAGTGAAAACAATGCATTATACTCAGAGAGACCGTCTGTTAGTGCACAGTGTGAGAATACCCCCATAGAGGGTGAGGATAATGAAAACAAGCAGAATGCTACACAAAACATGCAGAGTTATTGTGTGGATAGGACTGTGACCTCCCATATCAGAAATGTTCCAAAGGCTAAGCCATTCCTGTGTAATGATTGTGGGAAGAGGTTCAGCCAAAAATCCCTGCTTGTTCAGCACCACCGCAACCACACTGGAGAGAGGCCCTACCCCTGCATCGACTGCGGGAAAAGCTTCACCTCCTGCTCCCTGCTAATAAGGCACCACAAAATCCACACTGGGGAGAAACCCTTTGCATGTCCAGACTGTGGGAAACGTTTCAGTGAGAGCTCCCAGCTTGTACGACaccagagaacacacacaggagagaagccataCACATGCATCGAGTGTGGTAAAAGTTTCAGTGAGAGCTCCAAGCTGGTTATACACCAGAGAACGCACACAGGAGAGCGGCCATATACATGCAATGACTGTGGGAAGAGCTTTAGTGTGCGCTCACATCTGATCACACACCAGAGAACTCATACGGGAGAGAGACCGTACACATGCAACAAGTGTGGGAAGAGCTTCAGTGAAAGCTCCAAGCTTGTTATGCACCAGAGaatacacacaggagagaaacccTACACCTGCACTGcctgtgggaaaagcttcagccAGAGGTCGGTACTGGTGACCCACCAGAGgatacacacaggagagaagccataCATCTgctcagagtgtgggaaaagcttcatagATAAGGTGGGCTGTGACAGACATCGTGTGACCCACAGCAATGAGAAACCCTTCCAATGCCTGGAGTGTGGGAAGAACTTCAGCCGGAACTCCGATTACAACAAACACCAGAGAACCCATACAGGAGAGAAGCCGTATACATGCATAGAGTGCGGGAAAAACTTCAGTTGGAGTTATCAACTTGTCAGACACCAAAGAGTCCACACTGGAGAGAAACCTTACACCTGCATTGAATGTGGGAGAAGCTTTTGTTGGAGCTACCAGTTGGTCACACATCAGAGAACCCATACAGCTGAGGGCTCCTACTTGTAG
- the LOC142483999 gene encoding uncharacterized protein LOC142483999 isoform X1 has protein sequence MNLIANVTKIYICFSSESHQTHNILYLVNSHRHVEGLPGHTLLLSSSLDEFVLRYLKMFYLSLLSAGGSVSIIASQSQRNPRAGCARITPLLAKHRKQKSGSNSWMRMEESKDPCEKPVETLYTDVESMHGIYQNRRQYKDNVSRLCLKEETCRRRRKPTRTHRNPASGSPERPPVCVRNCSDLIDLPVPQVVTAQSMCTRKEDSHARLFEFAGSENNALYSERPSVSAQCENTPIEGEDNENKQNATQNMQSYCVDRTVTSHIRNVPKAKPFLCNDCGKRFSQKSLLVQHHRNHTGERPYPCIDCGKSFTSCSLLIRHHKIHTGEKPFACPDCGKRFSESSQLVRHQRTHTGEKPYTCIECGKSFSESSKLVIHQRTHTGERPYTCNDCGKSFSVRSHLITHQRTHTGERPYTCNKCGKSFSESSKLVMHQRIHTGEKPYTCTACGKSFSQRSVLVTHQRIHTGEKPYICSECGKSFIDKVGCDRHRVTHSNEKPFQCLECGKNFSRNSDYNKHQRTHTGEKPYTCIECGKNFSWSYQLVRHQRVHTGEKPYTCIECGRSFCWSYQLVTHQRTHTAEGSYL, from the exons ATGAATCTGATTGCaaatgttacaaagatatatatttgtttttcttcTGAATCGCATCAGACCcacaatattttatatttagtaaACTCACACAGACATGTGGAAGGTCTTCCTGGCCACACCCTCTTACTTTCCTCCTCACTGGATGAATTTGTTTTACGTTACCTAAAGATGTTCTATTTATCTTTACTGTCAGCAGGTGGATCTGTATCTATAATCGCCTCGCAATCCCAACGCAATCCCAGAGCAGGTTGCGCTCGGATAACGCCACTTCTAGCCAAACACAGAAAA CAGAAGTCAGGCAGTAACTCCTGGATGAGGATGGAAGAGTCCAAGGATCCATGTGAGAAGCCTGTGGAGACCTTGTACACAG ATGTTGAGTCCATGCATGGAATCTATCAGAATCGGAGACAATACAAGGATAATGTTTCTAGACTTTGTTTGAAAGAAGAGACCTGCAGGCGTCGGCGTAAACCCACCAGGACCCACAGAAACCCAGCAAGTGGCTCACCAGAAAGACCCCCTGTATGTGTGAGAAACTGCAGTGACTTAATAGACCTTCCTGTGCCCCAAGTAGTCACAGCACAGTCAATGTGCACAAGGAAGGAGGACTCGCATGCTAGGCTTTTTGAGTTTGCAGGGAGTGAAAACAATGCATTATACTCAGAGAGACCGTCTGTTAGTGCACAGTGTGAGAATACCCCCATAGAGGGTGAGGATAATGAAAACAAGCAGAATGCTACACAAAACATGCAGAGTTATTGTGTGGATAGGACTGTGACCTCCCATATCAGAAATGTTCCAAAGGCTAAGCCATTCCTGTGTAATGATTGTGGGAAGAGGTTCAGCCAAAAATCCCTGCTTGTTCAGCACCACCGCAACCACACTGGAGAGAGGCCCTACCCCTGCATCGACTGCGGGAAAAGCTTCACCTCCTGCTCCCTGCTAATAAGGCACCACAAAATCCACACTGGGGAGAAACCCTTTGCATGTCCAGACTGTGGGAAACGTTTCAGTGAGAGCTCCCAGCTTGTACGACaccagagaacacacacaggagagaagccataCACATGCATCGAGTGTGGTAAAAGTTTCAGTGAGAGCTCCAAGCTGGTTATACACCAGAGAACGCACACAGGAGAGCGGCCATATACATGCAATGACTGTGGGAAGAGCTTTAGTGTGCGCTCACATCTGATCACACACCAGAGAACTCATACGGGAGAGAGACCGTACACATGCAACAAGTGTGGGAAGAGCTTCAGTGAAAGCTCCAAGCTTGTTATGCACCAGAGaatacacacaggagagaaacccTACACCTGCACTGcctgtgggaaaagcttcagccAGAGGTCGGTACTGGTGACCCACCAGAGgatacacacaggagagaagccataCATCTgctcagagtgtgggaaaagcttcatagATAAGGTGGGCTGTGACAGACATCGTGTGACCCACAGCAATGAGAAACCCTTCCAATGCCTGGAGTGTGGGAAGAACTTCAGCCGGAACTCCGATTACAACAAACACCAGAGAACCCATACAGGAGAGAAGCCGTATACATGCATAGAGTGCGGGAAAAACTTCAGTTGGAGTTATCAACTTGTCAGACACCAAAGAGTCCACACTGGAGAGAAACCTTACACCTGCATTGAATGTGGGAGAAGCTTTTGTTGGAGCTACCAGTTGGTCACACATCAGAGAACCCATACAGCTGAGGGCTCCTACTTGTAG
- the LOC142483999 gene encoding uncharacterized protein LOC142483999 isoform X2, protein MIQFRPSFSCRTDGLTFDSRILWYTEEFMVDSMTARFPGPVAAKQAQIITPPPPCLTIDVESMHGIYQNRRQYKDNVSRLCLKEETCRRRRKPTRTHRNPASGSPERPPVCVRNCSDLIDLPVPQVVTAQSMCTRKEDSHARLFEFAGSENNALYSERPSVSAQCENTPIEGEDNENKQNATQNMQSYCVDRTVTSHIRNVPKAKPFLCNDCGKRFSQKSLLVQHHRNHTGERPYPCIDCGKSFTSCSLLIRHHKIHTGEKPFACPDCGKRFSESSQLVRHQRTHTGEKPYTCIECGKSFSESSKLVIHQRTHTGERPYTCNDCGKSFSVRSHLITHQRTHTGERPYTCNKCGKSFSESSKLVMHQRIHTGEKPYTCTACGKSFSQRSVLVTHQRIHTGEKPYICSECGKSFIDKVGCDRHRVTHSNEKPFQCLECGKNFSRNSDYNKHQRTHTGEKPYTCIECGKNFSWSYQLVRHQRVHTGEKPYTCIECGRSFCWSYQLVTHQRTHTAEGSYL, encoded by the exons atgatccaatttcggccaagctttagctgtcggacagatggcctcacatttgactctagaatactttggtatacagaggagttcatggtcgactcaatgactgcaaggttcccaggtcctgtggctgcaaaacaagcccaaatcatcacccctccaccaccgtgcttgacaattG ATGTTGAGTCCATGCATGGAATCTATCAGAATCGGAGACAATACAAGGATAATGTTTCTAGACTTTGTTTGAAAGAAGAGACCTGCAGGCGTCGGCGTAAACCCACCAGGACCCACAGAAACCCAGCAAGTGGCTCACCAGAAAGACCCCCTGTATGTGTGAGAAACTGCAGTGACTTAATAGACCTTCCTGTGCCCCAAGTAGTCACAGCACAGTCAATGTGCACAAGGAAGGAGGACTCGCATGCTAGGCTTTTTGAGTTTGCAGGGAGTGAAAACAATGCATTATACTCAGAGAGACCGTCTGTTAGTGCACAGTGTGAGAATACCCCCATAGAGGGTGAGGATAATGAAAACAAGCAGAATGCTACACAAAACATGCAGAGTTATTGTGTGGATAGGACTGTGACCTCCCATATCAGAAATGTTCCAAAGGCTAAGCCATTCCTGTGTAATGATTGTGGGAAGAGGTTCAGCCAAAAATCCCTGCTTGTTCAGCACCACCGCAACCACACTGGAGAGAGGCCCTACCCCTGCATCGACTGCGGGAAAAGCTTCACCTCCTGCTCCCTGCTAATAAGGCACCACAAAATCCACACTGGGGAGAAACCCTTTGCATGTCCAGACTGTGGGAAACGTTTCAGTGAGAGCTCCCAGCTTGTACGACaccagagaacacacacaggagagaagccataCACATGCATCGAGTGTGGTAAAAGTTTCAGTGAGAGCTCCAAGCTGGTTATACACCAGAGAACGCACACAGGAGAGCGGCCATATACATGCAATGACTGTGGGAAGAGCTTTAGTGTGCGCTCACATCTGATCACACACCAGAGAACTCATACGGGAGAGAGACCGTACACATGCAACAAGTGTGGGAAGAGCTTCAGTGAAAGCTCCAAGCTTGTTATGCACCAGAGaatacacacaggagagaaacccTACACCTGCACTGcctgtgggaaaagcttcagccAGAGGTCGGTACTGGTGACCCACCAGAGgatacacacaggagagaagccataCATCTgctcagagtgtgggaaaagcttcatagATAAGGTGGGCTGTGACAGACATCGTGTGACCCACAGCAATGAGAAACCCTTCCAATGCCTGGAGTGTGGGAAGAACTTCAGCCGGAACTCCGATTACAACAAACACCAGAGAACCCATACAGGAGAGAAGCCGTATACATGCATAGAGTGCGGGAAAAACTTCAGTTGGAGTTATCAACTTGTCAGACACCAAAGAGTCCACACTGGAGAGAAACCTTACACCTGCATTGAATGTGGGAGAAGCTTTTGTTGGAGCTACCAGTTGGTCACACATCAGAGAACCCATACAGCTGAGGGCTCCTACTTGTAG